TGGTAACCCATAGCATCAGCTGTCCACCAACTTGGTTTGCAGGGAATTGCACACCATAACCCATAAGTCCGCAATAACCCATAACCCATACCCCTTCACTCTCAAAACCCATAGGTTTTACCTACCATATATAGGCTGGGACCTTTACTTTTGTGTCAAAATTTAGTACCCCGGTGGCTTATTTGGGTAATGTACCACTGAAACCTCCTCGTAGCTACAAAAACGGAGGCTCAACACACTGGCTTGGAAACTTCGGCAATCATTCGGCAAAGAATTTTTTAACCCCGCTCTGTTCTTACCAAATACATCAGCGACATGGACAATCCTACTGCCCGTACAATTGAAACACTTTTGGACTCATTAAACAGAAAACTGCACCTTGAAGAGCCAGAACAATGAAAGATACTGTAGTAACTGATTATTTTAGATCATAGCTAGTAGTACCTTGAATGTATCTAATTGGTATCCGTCTTATCATCGAGGAattttttgtgtatttttaACGATTTTTTCGCGAATTTTCAGGCCTGTTTTTAGCATACCTCCTGAAACCCATAACCCCTGATAACCCATACCCTGAGCCGTCCACCGAGAGGTATGGGTTAAGAGGGGTTCAACTGTATAAATATAATCAACTGTTTAATTCCTATACGCTAGCATCTCTAATGCAAGTCATATATAGTGCCAATGAAACTCAAAAAACCCATTCAGTGATCATGAACTTTCGAGTCGTTTAATGGTTGTTTCTTTGAAGGCATATCATATTTGATGTTTATGAACACCGAGGTAGGGCATTGAGAATACTATAAGATACAAGAGATAGTACTAGAGAGTGTAGTAGTGGTAGTAGGTACAAAGAACTACATCATACAGAGGTTTCTAGGCTTTAACTTGTTCATTTACTGCTGATACGCAGTGCAGCTCGCTAACCACGGAAATCGCGCGCACCACCAAGTCCACTTTTCCACGCTTCACATGACACCGGAACATCAATACACCACCGACATCCCCCACCGACACCGATACTCCTCGCTCCCGGTTCCATTACTCATCTGTTTCTAATCGCCATTTCATTTTATATAAGCCGTCGTAatatatttcttcattttagAATCGGACTTTCGGATACTGCACAGCATTTCATTTTGCCCACACATTCCGAGTAGACACAATAGGCGCCCGGCTTCGCATCCTCGCCGTTTCCTCCCAATCCGAGAAATTTTTACATTTTAATTAATCTCCTTCTTCTGTAGACTTACTCATAGTGTCTTGGCCTTCATGTTTCGTGTTCGCTTCGCTTATTTCTTTACAAATTTTGTtttacacacacacacaccacCTTAGTATTATAAAACCTAGCTAGAAAATTAACTACACAATAACAGATCGTTCACCTTCGTTTCTATCGCATTCTCGTCGTATTCAACTGGTTAGAGGACCAAAGAGACCCTCAGACGCCTCTCATAGCGGTACTCCAGGCTTTGTCActtattttattcattttgttTGCTCGACGCACCTAGGACGCCGCTGGCCCATCACTGCTTTTATCATTTTCGAGCAAAGTTGCATCTACGCACCCGAGTGTCCACTTGAAACGGCCCGCATGAGAATACAAGCTCCTACCTAATCCGCCGAAGCGGCATTCTGAACATTCATCATACCTTCCATTGAATTGTCCTTTTACCTTCAGCATGACACTCGCGCTTCACTGAACGCCCCTGCACTTCCCAACAGGTAAATATTTCTATGCACGTCCAGCGCATGTCCCACGCACTTTCCTGCATTTCCCCCGGCTTCCTATTTAAAATCAAGTGTAACAACATATTATTCCTGTTAGACGCAACCTCACAGCTATTTTTTAGTGTTTGGGATCAGTTGGGCCTCATATGCCTCCGCAAATGCAAGTTTGTCCACCATATTCTTCCGTTTTATCGATGAATATCGATGAAATAGCAACAAAAAGTAGTCCTCTTATTCTAAATCAAGTATAGGTGCATTGAATAAGTGCTTAGATGTCGTGCGTGGCCGTCGTCATCAATTGCTTTCAAAGGCGTTGTGAAAAGTTTGGAAACTTGTGATTATTCAATAAAATTATAAATTACTTGGTATACCATACAATCAAAGCATCAATAATACATGCTACACCCTACTAACGCAATGTCCTGGATCGTATAAGCTCCCATCCTGATGGGAACCTATACTTGAAACGAAATCACTattcctctcttcctccctctctcCCGGGGCCATCCCCGACACCGACCCCGACCCCGGTGAAGCTCCCGAAGATCTCCCCCtgctccccctcctcccttgctgctgctgctgctgctcaaAGCCAGGCAAGTCCCGAAACTCGATTGACGACATTACATACCTCTCCCTCCAAGCAGCATCGCCACCAAACTCGGACATGGACATGCGCGAGTTGAGGAGGACGAGCATGGAGTTTGAGTAGAGTTTTCCGAGGATGGCGGTGCTTGTTTGGTAGTAGGCTGGTTTGGAAGGGATAAAGTTGAGGACGCAGCAGAGgattgctgttgttgctgtttgTGTGTAGATTAAGAGAATATTCGGGGTAGATGCAATGTAATCGATGGGAAGGGACGAACCGGTTAATGCGCCCGTACCGATTGTGATCCGTGCAATCTTCTGGATTGTTAGTTTGTTTCTAGCGTCTTTTGGTGTTTGTTTGCGGAAGAACTGGGGAGGGGTGTGTATGTGTGAGTTAGAGCCATTCAATGCGTGGTTGTTTTGTTAAAGCTATAAAGCTACGGCGTATATGTAGCTATAACATGCGGAATCTGCAACTCACGTAGTAGGTCAGAGATAGGGCGATAACGACGTCACATATCGCGGAGCTGCTGTACCAGATCTGTCCGTGGAAAATATatttggatattcaaggTTAGTTGGATTTTGGAAAATGAGCACCCTTGGAAAGCGTACCCCGGATATAAGGACCAAGTTAGGAGAGAAGAGTTCACTCAGCCGGGTGTTCTTCTGGCACTCGACGCTGAGGATGATGGAGGTGATGAGTTGCACAAAACATCCCTACGGTAGACCGGCCGTTGTCATCAGAGCGTGTATGTTGAGGCATTGTCACTTACTAGGACGACTACGCCTGCTAATATTCTTTTTGCGaagaggatgtggatgcgATACGCGTATAACCCTTGACAGATGAATGTGACTGTAATTGTATATGTACATGTCCATTACTTAAGTCAGAACACGGTAAAAGGTATATATCCACATACCTATTCCATTTATTAGCGGTATGCTGACCCATAGTAGTCCAATTTGGTCGAGGGACTCGGGGTCCGCGAAGCCTTCGGCAAAGTTGCGGAATAGGTCGCGGATGAGCAGGACGGTTTGTAGAGATTCGAGGATGTATACACTGTAAATTAGGACGCGGATGACAAGGCGGTCATGGTGGAATACGGTGTGGTATATGACTTGTTACGAATGAAGACTAGGGTTAGATGGATCCAAACTGTGATAAATCCTGGATGTGCGACACTCACAGACTTGTACCGTCAGAACTCCGAGCAGGAATATGTTGCCAAAACCAGAGAGAAGCTATGAAGCAGTCAATACGTTGTCGAAATATTGGAAAGAGGCAAAGATACGTACTTGAGGTCCTGCCCTGTTCGTAAACGATTGCACGCTCTGCATGAAAAATCTCTAATGGTAGAAAATAAAAGATGCGTGTGCATTGAACCTACACTTTTACCAGATTTGCGGACTTGTTATTGTCAAGAACTTGAAGATCCGCAGGGGAACGGGGAACAACATGAACAGGGTCATGATGGAGCAGGAACAATTCCATACCGCGGTGCCCGCATGGGAGGACGTCGCTTTATGTATCCACGCGTATATTTACTGTGTGGCTTCAGAGCTGTGTATCCTTCTTTTTCCTGCTCTGATGAGATGCACCGTCTTGCTCTGATTCAGAGATGGATGATTGGCCGGTCACCGAGTGTGGCAATTGGTGGGATACCTAAGACGCGTTTCCCCCTGGACCCTGAGACGTTGTATAGTTGGCTAGTAGCCATCCGATGTGGAAATTTGTACCGGTTTGAACAATTCACTGAGAAGCCGTGGTAGAGATTAGGAAAATAGGATTTCTAGTGAGAATCTGCGTGAGAGGCGAATTTCAAAGTGTCCATATATAAACTTAAACTAAACCAGCGATACGGCTGTTGCCGTGAGCTTTGTTCGAGTATGACTTGGCCGGCGATTAATGTCCTTACTATGATAGATCGGGCAGAGTCACCGAACGATCCTCGAGGAGGAGTTCATTTTCGTTTACGAGCAGGACTGCATCTTGCCGCCGCTGCAAATTCTCTGAACTTGGGACAGGGGTTGACGGAGTCCATCCAAGCACCTATTTTAGGCAGCTTTCAGAAGTTTAATCAACCAGTTCGATCGATTTTGACATGTGCCTGCAGTGGCATTAGGATTAAATGAACTGAGTAGGAGAAATCGCACTGACTGAAAAGAGAGTACCCTGTGTAGCATATACCAAACAATAAAACATATTTAGAGGCCTGAGGTTCGCGGAATATAGGCGCTGACCCGTAGCTGTGCGTAACTGTCAGCCTGGATCTGTTAAAACTTCCTACCGTGCTGAGATATGTACTGGGCTGCTGGGGCCATTGCGTCGTCCGATCCTCCGGTGGAGTGTAATCGACAGCCTTTTCAACCCGTCTCGGTCAGTGATTGCCCCACTGCCGCTACGCACTTTGGTACGCACTCTCAAAAAGATAGTATAGTAAATTTGGCCTCCGCAGGGTTGATTTTAGAATTTGATAACCCGTAAAAAAATAAACGGATGGTAAATCAGGAGATAGAGAATTTTCTGTCATACCACGTCTTCGGAGACTCCACGATGATCAAGAACATCGTGGTAGCGAAAAAAGTTGGTTCAAAGTCAGAGTCGAGTCGAGTGCACATGTGTGCTGACAAAGTTTGTCAGCAACTGGATTTCGGCATTTCCCGTGCCCAGAAAACTTCGCCATAACACCGCCAAATACACAGAAAGTCCCGCAGACTGTAATGTTCAGGCGAACCGCGAGCCTTGGGCACAAACATTGAACGTGGCACAAAGATATTTGTCATTGAGACTGGGTGGACGGCAAGAACCAAAGAAAGCACCATCACCGCCGTCGGTAACCAGGCTCCCGCATTGTCTTactcaaaatcaaaaaaacattTGGATATAATTGCGAGCCAGGCGTTATACCTACTGGCTCCCGAGTCTAGGCTAGGTATCATTGAAGTATCATGAAGCAAATCAGAATTTACCGATAGAGTCCAGATCCTAGCGCAAACAGGTTCGTGGTTCGTGATTCGCGGTTCAGCGAACCGATAAGTCTGCCGACGAGATGCCCTCCAAATAGAATACCCAACCCGATAATAATTAGAGACTAGTATTGCGTCCTTTCGTAGTTTCCTTCATCCACCCATTGTCCGCCACGCAGATGAATGAAGATCATTGATTCGGATTCTTAGTAAGCGCCCGTCTTGTACCTTTTCACATGTATCTTTAAGTGTTGAACACAAGTGAAGGAATGGTTCCCCGCCAAGTCCAACGTACAGCAGCGCATGGTTCACAGCAATGAAACATGATGGATGACAGCACTAAGAGCTGAGCCATGCCGTTCTTATCTCCTCTCAATGGATACCTTCAGATATTGCCTTTTCAATAAGTACCAGTCTGAGCGACGGAAGACATCCCCTTAGACTGGTCCCACCATCTCTCTGCTTCTTGACCGATTCAGAAGAATGATGCTTTTAACAGGCGCAGCTCTTGTTATTGGAGCTCTGTCTTTCGCTCATGTCGCTAGTGCTGAGCCTACAGTCGACCGGTTGGTTTCAAAGCGCTATCTCGAGAAGAGAGGTTCTGGGTTTGCGAATGGTGGCAATCGGTTTAATAGTGGCAAGGGGCCTAATGGGAAACCGGTCAACAAGGCCAACTACGAACTATCCTTCTACCATCTAAACGATGTTCACGCGTATGTCTCCTTTGTACTCCGTGTTTGATAATAACCTCACTCCTGCTTTTCTATAGTCATCTTGACGAGTTTCGTTCCAGCGGTTCTTCATGTACAGACACCACAAAAGGTGAGTGCAATATGACCGATCACTATTTATGGCATCTAATCAGCACATAAGGCTGCGTCGGAGGATACTCTAGGGTCAAGACTGTCATCGATTCGAAgagaaaaacgaaaaagaacTCCCTCTTCCTTAATGCCGGCGACGAATTTCAGGCGAGTAAAGTTCACCAATTGCTTATCTTGCTCTCTCATATTGTTTTAACTTCAGGGAACGCTCTTCTATACCTTGTTCAAGGGGGAGAAGATAGCTCAGACCTTGAATCAGCTTGGTTTTGACGCGATGACCCTTGGAAATCACGAATTCGACGATGGAGACGACCTTCTCGCAGCTTTCTTGCGCAACCTCACGTTCCCAGTTATCTCTAGTAACATTCATTCAAAGAACCGGAAACTCGCAGCAGCTCTGACGCCgttcaaaattttcaacaaGCACAACCTGGCCTTGATCGCTGTTACTACAGAAACCACCTCGACTATCTCTAGTCCCAGCAATCTAACCACGTTCGAGGACCCAGTGATCGCCGCCAAGAACACGGTCAAATTCATCAAGAGGTACTATCCTTATATCAACCGCATTGTCGCGTTGACCCATATCGGATACGACAAAGATATCGAGCTTGCGAAATCGACCAGGGACATCTCTTTGATTATTGGTGGACACTCGCATACTTTGCTCGGAAATATGACTGGAGCACAAGGCGCGTACCCGACTATCGCCACTAACCTGGACGGTGACGAGGTCTTCGTCGTCACGTCGTACCGATGGGGAGAGTACCTTGGATACATCGACGTCGAGTATGATAGACGGGGAAAGATTGTCTCCTATGAGGGGGCACCTATTCACTTGACAAACGCTACCGCTGAATCGCCTAAGCTAAAGGCTCAGGTCAAGAAATGGTCGGGCGCATTTGCTGATTATGCTAACACAGTCCTCGGTTCCACAGAGTTTCCCCTCATTCAGACTACATGCCAGCTAGAAGAATGCACCCTGGGATCTTTTACTGCTGACTCGATGGAGGACTACCGCCCCACTGTCGACGGCGCGATCATCAACGCCGGTGGCATCCGCGCTGAAATCGACGCGGGAAACATCACCCTGCAACAAGCACTCGAATGCTTCCCCTTTGGAAACAGTATCGCTGAGCTCGATTTCACCGGGGCGCAGCTGTGGGATATCTTCGAGGGCATCGTGTCGAAGAAGAACCTTGTTACCGACGCTCCGGTGACCAGCTTTGTGCAGATTTCAAGGAGCATCCGGTTCACATACAACCCTGCCAATCCCGTTGGGAGCCGTCTCATCACCTTGAGCATCAAAGGCCAACCTATTGTCCTCACCAAGACGTACAGAATCAGCACACTGGACTACCTTGCGACTGGAGGTGACAATTTCTGGGCTGCACGCACGGATTTTGTCTCCCTCGACACTATGGACGAGGTGTGGGCGGATTATGTGAGGGCCGTTACGCCCATCTCATACAAGGTCGATGGCCGAATCGCGACGACCACTGAGACGGTTCCCCAGAAAGGGGTTTAAGGTATTTATGAGATGATGTATTGTATTCCTATTTAACTCATCGCTACCCTTGGGGTATTCCACTCTTTACCATATACCGTTTTCGCTCATTAGAATACAACTATTATTAATAGTCCTGATTCTTCGTAGAGTTGCTCATGTGCTCCTTTGAATTGGAGGGCGGTGAGCTCGACCAGGCTTCACCGAGTGAAAAGTCGAAAACTACGAATGTACAATTGCACACGGAAGATTTTACATTTTTTGAATTGTACGAGAGGTGATATAATGTTCGAGGCTCCTCTGCCATTGAACAAAGCAGCAAACTACCAACCGATGATACCCAAAGGGGCCTTGAAATCTCTCCTGGGGAGGAACACACCCTGTTTTCCGTGATCTGCAGAGCTGTTATCTGGATCTGGAATGCCCAATGCGCGACGCAGGGCAGGAGGCGCGTCGTCTCTGCCCACATCGATTTCGACCAGCTGCAGGCAGTTGTTGTTGCGGATCTTTTGGACATCCAAAAGTTTTCCGAGCTCAGTCTCTTTGGATACCTTGTACGTTTTCGTCTCTATTGGGTTTGTTGTACTGGCGAGAACCTTTAACAAGTCGCCGTAGCTCCATGTGACGATGTTGTGGTATTCGCTGTGGTAAATTAAACGTGCGTAAGCCTCACGGTAGTCTATTGGTTCGTCAATTTTAAATGTTAAAACTGACCCTTCCACATTATGCTGCAGTCGCTCAATCGTGTATCCTCCATTAGtaatgacgaagatgattgggttaATACCCGAACGCATAAAGCCCGAAATTTCTTGCACCGTCATTTGGCTGCCGAGTCATCATCAGTGGGGATGGATGTGAGCAAATTAAAGTTTggtagaaagagaaggtGCACGCACAAACTACCGTCTCCGATAAATAGAATTGTCTTTGGGGCTTGGGCACCTTCGATTTCTCTGCGTGCAAGCATAGCACCATGCGTCGCGCCTGTGTTTAACATTTTAGTGTGTATTATTCGAGCATCGCATTATACATAAACTGACCCATAGACCATCCTATACTGGCCCATAGCTTCTGGGCAAGAAGAGAGGATCCtgatggaagagggaggtcGAGAACACCGTAACTAACGCTACCTATTAGGCCACAAACAAAATTTAATGTGTGTACATTGTATGAGAGCTATAAGCGTACCTGCTTCTGTGATAATCAAGTCGTTCTTCTCAAACCATGCTCCGAGGCGCCACCACAGCCAATCATGAGTGATTTGCTTGTCGGAATCCGTGACTGGCTTAAGTTCAAATTTGGGAACAGTGAGCTTGCTAGCCCGGTTCTTAAAGTCCTTAAGACGCTCTCCAAGTTTTGGTAAAAGT
This Psilocybe cubensis strain MGC-MH-2018 chromosome 3, whole genome shotgun sequence DNA region includes the following protein-coding sequences:
- a CDS encoding 5'-nucleotidase — protein: MMLLTGAALVIGALSFAHVASAEPTVDRLVSKRYLEKRGSGFANGGNRFNSGKGPNGKPVNKANYELSFYHLNDVHAHLDEFRSSGSSCTDTTKGCVGGYSRVKTVIDSKRKTKKNSLFLNAGDEFQGTLFYTLFKGEKIAQTLNQLGFDAMTLGNHEFDDGDDLLAAFLRNLTFPVISSNIHSKNRKLAAALTPFKIFNKHNLALIAVTTETTSTISSPSNLTTFEDPVIAAKNTVKFIKRYYPYINRIVALTHIGYDKDIELAKSTRDISLIIGGHSHTLLGNMTGAQGAYPTIATNLDGDEVFVVTSYRWGEYLGYIDVEYDRRGKIVSYEGAPIHLTNATAESPKLKAQVKKWSGAFADYANTVLGSTEFPLIQTTCQLEECTLGSFTADSMEDYRPTVDGAIINAGGIRAEIDAGNITLQQALECFPFGNSIAELDFTGAQLWDIFEGIVSKKNLVTDAPVTSFVQISRSIRFTYNPANPVGSRLITLSIKGQPIVLTKTYRISTLDYLATGGDNFWAARTDFVSLDTMDEVWADYVRAVTPISYKVDGRIATTTETVPQKGV